From the unidentified bacterial endosymbiont genome, one window contains:
- a CDS encoding DsbA family protein — translation MDDKKRKFFVLQALYTLLVIIASAVVTTFYIFQVVLAKPDIEVLRHVDNDKTAQVAFTSSSSIIEVFSYGCHYCEKAEPDLSAFEKTLPKNIKLIRLHIGQSDGLGRYAPLYATLTVMGLESKLHQAAFKAVLEDNLDLADVAVRNQWLTEQGVDIAQYEETEKSARVKSLLAMLQQVTGAYGVSATPAYIVGKNWVTLTDRDWPAMGEQLKSLLLTNKPLEK, via the coding sequence GTGGATGATAAAAAAAGGAAGTTCTTTGTATTGCAGGCGCTTTATACACTTTTAGTTATTATTGCTTCCGCCGTAGTGACAACATTTTATATCTTTCAGGTGGTGCTGGCTAAACCTGATATTGAAGTATTACGCCACGTTGATAATGACAAAACTGCACAGGTGGCATTCACATCCTCCTCCTCTATTATCGAGGTATTTTCTTACGGTTGTCATTATTGCGAAAAAGCAGAGCCTGACCTTAGCGCTTTTGAAAAAACGTTGCCTAAAAACATTAAACTTATTCGACTGCATATCGGGCAAAGCGATGGATTAGGGCGCTACGCACCGCTGTATGCCACATTAACGGTAATGGGACTGGAATCGAAGCTGCACCAGGCGGCATTTAAAGCCGTACTGGAAGACAATCTGGATCTCGCTGATGTTGCTGTTCGCAATCAATGGCTCACTGAGCAAGGTGTTGATATTGCGCAATATGAAGAAACGGAAAAATCAGCGCGTGTGAAATCGCTGCTGGCGATGTTACAGCAGGTGACAGGCGCTTACGGCGTTTCTGCGACGCCAGCTTATATCGTCGGTAAAAATTGGGTGACGTTAACCGACCGGGACTGGCCAGCCATGGGGGAGCAGCTTAAGTCATTACTGCTTACTAACAAACCGTTGGAAAAATAA
- a CDS encoding DUF4762 domain-containing protein, producing MKRMNENEANAIVGGDDCSYKNYRWEWSNGYKNCMADYYCSDKHGTSYQETNNVGPAACLARGM from the coding sequence ATGAAAAGAATGAATGAAAATGAAGCAAATGCCATTGTAGGTGGCGATGACTGCAGCTATAAAAATTATCGTTGGGAATGGTCTAATGGCTATAAAAATTGCATGGCCGATTATTATTGCTCTGACAAGCATGGTACAAGCTACCAGGAGACTAATAATGTAGGCCCTGCCGCATGTCTTGCTCGCGGTATGTAA